A genomic segment from Polyangium mundeleinium encodes:
- a CDS encoding ferritin-like domain-containing protein, with product MGSAPARAWRGDEEQLTSTVVMDIPIPPEGTAERWAYDYVTSDVLGHKLAPPPVPAGWEEAAPVRRIERPGRPGSLQIAKRAHKSPGPDAIRDPARRAQLVHTFLHHELQAAELMAWALLAFPEAPRAFKVGLLRIAGDEIRHMAMYAQYMEGLGHAFGEFPVRDWFWERVPRSKSPAHFAAVMGMGLEGGNLDHTARFAGRFRAIGDEEGARIQEIVCAEEVPHVRFGVRWFQRFTEGLDFEAWRAHLPEPLSPMVMRGSPLNREDRIRAGFSEGFLQELDKWAPESRGS from the coding sequence ATGGGATCCGCTCCCGCCCGGGCGTGGCGTGGAGATGAAGAACAACTGACGAGCACGGTCGTGATGGATATCCCGATCCCGCCGGAAGGGACGGCAGAGCGCTGGGCGTATGATTACGTGACGAGCGATGTGCTCGGGCACAAGCTCGCCCCGCCGCCCGTGCCCGCGGGATGGGAAGAAGCCGCGCCCGTACGTCGTATCGAGCGGCCCGGGAGGCCGGGCTCGCTTCAGATTGCGAAACGCGCGCACAAGTCGCCGGGGCCGGATGCGATCCGGGATCCGGCGCGGCGGGCGCAGCTCGTGCACACGTTCCTGCATCACGAATTGCAGGCCGCCGAGCTGATGGCCTGGGCGCTGCTCGCGTTTCCCGAGGCGCCGAGAGCGTTCAAGGTGGGGCTTTTGCGTATTGCCGGGGACGAGATCCGTCACATGGCGATGTACGCGCAGTACATGGAGGGGCTCGGCCACGCATTCGGGGAGTTTCCGGTGCGGGATTGGTTCTGGGAGCGGGTGCCGCGGTCGAAGTCGCCAGCGCATTTCGCGGCCGTGATGGGGATGGGGCTCGAAGGGGGGAACCTCGACCATACGGCGCGGTTCGCAGGGCGATTTCGAGCGATCGGGGACGAGGAGGGGGCGCGTATCCAGGAGATCGTCTGCGCCGAGGAGGTGCCGCACGTGCGCTTCGGTGTGCGGTGGTTCCAGCGTTTCACGGAGGGGCTCGATTTCGAGGCGTGGCGCGCGCATCTGCCGGAGCCTCTTTCGCCGATGGTGATGCGGGGTTCGCCGCTGAATCGCGAGGATCGGATCCGGGCAGGATTTTCGGAGGGTTTTCTGCAGGAACTCGACAAATGGGCGCCCGAATCGCGTGGCTCCTGA
- a CDS encoding TonB C-terminal domain-containing protein codes for MSTDAAPSTKSDFRVHEIAFAVICAVGLQGGALLLLRAADLDRPALAPEIDKGPSVPVKVVPVLDLDAAPALKLGGKRDPAKLPDRWLKPRAKRRVEEKAFVSTKAEKTEEAIPPKEIEVAEAKTPVPPPEAEVAKVVETPIEEPAKAEPPPNVDEKGHEDGVKGGTEMDPLKARAVDIYREKIRGWFSRRFRVSGSGLSPEEITKFRVAATVTLSGGRSVGSFAIVSSGQAAFDAAARAALESAKGEELPPPPENYPDIVQSQISLTFTCTPERCD; via the coding sequence GTGAGCACGGACGCGGCGCCGTCCACGAAGAGCGATTTTCGGGTCCACGAGATCGCGTTTGCCGTGATTTGCGCGGTGGGGCTGCAGGGCGGGGCGCTTTTGCTGCTGCGCGCGGCGGACCTCGATAGGCCGGCGTTGGCGCCGGAGATCGACAAGGGGCCGAGCGTGCCCGTGAAGGTGGTGCCCGTGCTCGATCTCGATGCGGCGCCGGCCTTGAAGCTTGGCGGAAAACGGGATCCGGCGAAGCTGCCGGATCGATGGCTGAAGCCTCGCGCGAAGCGTCGCGTGGAGGAAAAAGCGTTCGTCTCGACGAAGGCGGAGAAGACCGAGGAGGCCATTCCGCCGAAGGAAATCGAGGTGGCCGAGGCGAAGACGCCGGTGCCGCCGCCCGAGGCCGAAGTCGCGAAGGTGGTCGAGACGCCGATCGAGGAGCCTGCGAAAGCCGAGCCCCCGCCGAACGTGGATGAAAAAGGCCACGAGGACGGCGTGAAGGGCGGGACGGAGATGGACCCGCTGAAGGCGCGCGCGGTGGATATTTACCGGGAGAAGATCCGGGGCTGGTTCAGCCGAAGGTTCCGCGTCTCGGGATCGGGGTTGTCGCCCGAGGAGATTACCAAGTTCCGCGTGGCCGCGACGGTGACGCTCTCGGGTGGGCGATCGGTCGGAAGCTTCGCGATCGTTTCAAGCGGCCAGGCTGCGTTTGATGCCGCGGCGCGCGCCGCGCTGGAGAGCGCCAAGGGCGAGGAATTGCCGCCGCCGCCCGAGAATTACCCGGACATCGTCCAGAGCCAGATTTCGCTCACCTTCACCTGCACGCCGGAGCGATGCGATTGA
- a CDS encoding thioredoxin family protein, whose product MAKDQGKRGGRGRKKGKEAPAKGAWGSLAAAGGAVVVLGVLLYGSFKSEDPTAAVSPEPVPAVTTTPPAVTTAPAPAPGPQPGKSANGENWNDAQIAWQSYEAGMARAKAENKPVCLVFYTAWCPHCRNYANVFQDPRIVARAKDFVMIRVNPDDESAIGERYAPDGSYVPRTFFLAPDGVLMADVHAPRPKFQHFYDESNPASLLGGMDAALRKFARPM is encoded by the coding sequence GTGGCGAAGGATCAAGGGAAACGCGGGGGCCGGGGTCGCAAAAAGGGCAAGGAGGCCCCCGCGAAGGGCGCGTGGGGCAGCCTCGCCGCGGCGGGAGGCGCCGTCGTGGTGCTCGGCGTCCTGCTCTACGGCTCCTTCAAGTCGGAAGATCCGACGGCCGCCGTGAGCCCCGAGCCGGTCCCCGCCGTCACGACCACGCCTCCCGCCGTCACGACCGCGCCTGCGCCCGCGCCCGGACCGCAGCCCGGAAAATCGGCGAATGGTGAGAACTGGAACGACGCGCAAATCGCCTGGCAGAGCTACGAGGCCGGCATGGCCCGCGCGAAGGCCGAGAACAAGCCGGTTTGTCTCGTCTTCTACACCGCCTGGTGCCCCCATTGCCGCAATTACGCGAACGTCTTCCAGGATCCGCGCATCGTGGCGCGCGCCAAGGATTTCGTGATGATTCGCGTGAACCCCGACGACGAATCCGCGATTGGCGAGCGATACGCCCCCGACGGCTCGTACGTCCCGCGCACGTTCTTCCTCGCCCCGGACGGCGTGCTCATGGCCGATGTGCACGCGCCGCGGCCCAAGTTCCAGCATTTCTACGACGAAAGCAACCCGGCGTCGCTGCTCGGCGGCATGGACGCCGCCTTGCGCAAGTTCGCGCGGCCGATGTGA
- a CDS encoding tolB protein yields the protein MRLKKNLLALTVLSSFAVGMMPGARAEEPAPADAPPSPEDLLGNIVVVAGATRPLPRIAVLPSSSWDEEDVIMRSVARRDLELSGEFEVLSDDDSPEEAWGAETLDVSIWAKKKVEALVEARARPVPGQDKVELRARVYFVRNGAAAVFDKRFLIPASDLREEAHRISDLVIGALTGQNGGFASRMTFVAGVGKLRRVFTVDADGHDPKPVSPTEEIAVAPAFGKGDALYWAASAQNGEYRIRTASGQAVDLPMKGSVYGLAFSRDRSRVAVSIADGGTIKMFVGPDFASLAPASEVGMALRPTFTPSGKLAYSGEGRFGQRIYVEDKPISPDGLFASAPTFCNHPDGVRAVFAVGVGKDTDLVSTDERGRGMVRLTQGQGRNGYPACSPDGRLVAFFSTRTSGEGPGLYVMRLDGGRPKRISTLVGDSLRWDPLPPGRGVEMKNN from the coding sequence ATGCGATTGAAGAAGAACCTGCTCGCCCTCACCGTCCTCTCGTCCTTCGCGGTCGGCATGATGCCGGGCGCGCGCGCGGAGGAGCCCGCGCCCGCGGACGCGCCGCCATCGCCTGAGGATCTGCTCGGCAATATCGTGGTCGTCGCCGGGGCGACGCGGCCCTTGCCGCGGATCGCGGTCCTGCCCTCGTCGAGCTGGGACGAGGAGGACGTGATCATGCGGAGCGTGGCGCGGCGTGATCTCGAGCTTTCGGGCGAATTCGAAGTGCTCTCGGACGACGATTCGCCGGAGGAGGCGTGGGGCGCGGAGACGCTCGACGTGTCGATCTGGGCGAAAAAGAAGGTCGAGGCGCTCGTGGAGGCGCGCGCGCGGCCCGTGCCGGGGCAAGACAAGGTGGAGCTCCGCGCCCGGGTGTATTTCGTGCGCAACGGGGCCGCGGCCGTCTTTGACAAACGGTTTTTGATCCCGGCTTCGGATTTGCGCGAGGAGGCGCACCGGATCTCGGATCTCGTGATCGGGGCGCTGACGGGCCAAAATGGCGGGTTCGCCAGCCGGATGACGTTCGTCGCGGGGGTGGGCAAACTCAGGCGCGTGTTCACGGTCGACGCGGATGGGCATGATCCGAAGCCGGTCTCGCCGACGGAGGAGATCGCGGTCGCACCGGCGTTTGGAAAAGGGGACGCGCTTTATTGGGCCGCGAGCGCGCAGAACGGAGAATACCGGATCCGGACGGCGAGCGGGCAGGCGGTGGATCTGCCCATGAAGGGTTCGGTGTACGGGCTCGCGTTTTCGCGGGACAGGTCGCGCGTCGCGGTGTCGATCGCTGATGGGGGCACGATCAAGATGTTCGTGGGCCCGGATTTCGCGAGCCTTGCGCCGGCGAGCGAGGTGGGGATGGCGCTCCGGCCGACGTTCACGCCGAGCGGCAAGCTCGCGTATTCCGGCGAGGGACGCTTCGGGCAACGAATCTATGTGGAGGACAAACCCATCTCGCCGGATGGGCTCTTCGCGTCGGCGCCGACGTTCTGCAATCACCCCGACGGGGTGCGGGCGGTCTTCGCGGTGGGTGTCGGCAAAGATACGGACCTCGTGTCGACGGACGAACGCGGGCGAGGGATGGTGCGGCTGACGCAGGGGCAAGGGCGCAATGGGTATCCGGCGTGCAGCCCCGACGGGAGGCTCGTGGCCTTTTTCTCGACGCGGACGTCGGGCGAGGGGCCAGGGCTCTACGTGATGCGGCTCGACGGCGGGCGGCCGAAACGGATCTCGACACTCGTCGGAGATTCGTTACGATGGGATCCGCTCCCGCCCGGGCGTGGCGTGGAGATGAAGAACAACTGA